The following nucleotide sequence is from Paenibacillus odorifer.
AGCAAGTTCTAACACTTCCCCAGGACTCGATCTAGCAAGCTCAAGATAGAACTGATATTTGTCCATTTCACCGTCAAATTCAAGATCGTAATTTACCGGATCTTGAAATTCTTCAAGATTGCTATGTTCAATCAACACCATTCCCCCTTTCATTCCTTGTTATAATATAATCGAAATAAATGCTCATCGACAGCCATCGCGCTTAACAGTATTATTTTACTATTTTTTTGATAACACGTTTGGTGACAAACGGATATAATCAATTTTTATCAAACCTACCACTCCTCGTTAGTTCAACCAAGAACATTCCATTTCATATTTTATAAAATATACTTTCACCATTGAGGAAGGGGCGACAATACTCAGCGCATAATTTGGGCATTCTTTCACGCATCCAGACATGAACATGTACATTCTCCATCTGGAAGACGTAATATCCAATAATAGCGACCAACATTAAACCTTCCAACTGCAGTAGATCATTCGCTGTATTTTCGCACTCTCTGTAGTAACCCTTTAGGAAAGTATCTCTTCGATCGGATGGCAGCATCATAGCTCCCATGGCTACATCAAGTAAGGCATAACCGTTACCGAAAAAGCCAAAATCGATGATGCGCACCTCACCTTCGGTTGTGATGATGATATTACCCATACACAAATCCCCATGAATAAGGTCAGGGCCAGCCTCCCCGCCACGGTCATCTAACCGGGAGTTGATCAATTGCAGCGTTTGTTCAATGACATTAGCATCAGAAGGCGTAAATAAATTCTTTTTCACACCCGAATGAATCACACGGATCATCCGTTCATTATAAGCTTTACCTTGACTCGGTCGAATCTCCATACCTGTATGTTCGTACTGCCGAAAAAAAGTATGCAGTTCTGTTATTTGCGATCCCAGTTCTTTTACCAGTTCAAGATTGTTAACATCATTCATATTCATGTCTCTTCCATCCAGCCAGGTGAGGACGGAGCAGTTTAGCAGTTCACCTTCGTATTCAATGATCGTAATAAGTTCACCCTCATTGTTTCTTACGGGAGTCTGTATTTCGTTGCTGCTCCAGCTTCCCAGCTTCTCAAGCATTTGCAATTCTCCAAGAATGCCGCCGTATGTATGTTGCAGACCTTTCATGTCATCTATAAAAGGGTCATGAATGCGGAGTAAATATGATTTCCCCGTTCTGTCATTAACACGATAGGTTCTGTTCTCGTTATGCCTTAAGAAAATAATCTCAGGCTGTTGGATATCGTACCCGCCTAGTAAGTCCAAAAGCTTCTCGTTCGTCATAAGGACTCCTTTAAAATAGAAGGATTCATTGATTCAATCTTCGTCTGAATCATAAAAATTGAAATCTACTACATTCCAAAAATCATTCAATTCACCTATTGTACTTCTACAACATTTTCGAAATACCCTGCCTATAGCTTGACGAAGCTGCTGGAATGATTTTTCGCGGCAGCTTCGTAGTGAAAGGATATTCAGCTCTCAGTCTCATTAGTCCAACCAAACTCTTTTATTTCTTACTGATAGGCACCCATATTTCGCTTTTAAAATTTGGCGATGTGATATCTTTGTGCTCATTCCAAAGAATTTCAGGCCCTTTAATTAGCTCATATCCCGATGACGGAGCCCATTCCGAATATATTCGCCCCCAGATCTCTTGTAGCGCACTAGGAAAAGAGCCGACGACTGTGAATACAGCCCACATGGAGGCCGCCACTTCCAGCTGATCCAAGCCATTCCATGCGTCTTTCGTAGTGGCAACGCCAATATAATGATCGAACTCTCCTTTTTCCTCCATACGCCCCTCAGAGAAATTTGTAGAGGCGCTTATAAACCCTGAGGGCTCAACATCGGAAAATCTCTTCATCTCATCAATCATTTCCGGCGTCAACCCTTCATACATCGACGCAATCTCCGGATTGACCCCTTGGAAAATGATTGGTACCCGTTTTTTTATGCCCACGATGTGAAAAGATTCTTTGTTTTCAATACGGTAATTCATTTCATTTCCTCCTTTGATAGTCAGCTGAAACGACATCCGAGGGAACGCCTTAAGGGATTGTCCATGGACCCGAGCTTCCGAAGGACTTACCCCATGCATGCTATGGAAAGCCCTAGAAAAGGAATCAGGCGAATTATAACCATATTTCAGAGCGGCATCGATAATTTTGATATTACTTTGTGATAGCTCGAGTGCTGCCAAGGTTAGACGTCGACGCCGGATGTATTCCGACAGAGTAATGCCTGCTAGGAATGAGAACATGCGAGTAAAATGATATTCCGAACAACAGGCTATTTTCACAACCTCCTGATAATAAATTTGATTTGTTAGGTTCTCCTCAATATAGTTTATTGCTTTGTTCAGTTGTACCAGCGTATCCATGACGTTGCCTCCCTCGTTAATTATAGGTTATCAGAGAAGGTTTTTACCTTCCCGACTTTTTCTGCACGATTCTGTAGGGTTTTCATGTTTCGATGAACAGAGACTCGATATGAGGAAGTAAAATTCTTCTCACAAGAAGGACTACTTTTTTTGAATGTCAAGGTCATAGTTAACATAATCATAATTATGTTAACTATGACCTGAAATGACCTGAAGTACGTTCAGCAGTTCGTTTGTCCACTCACTTTCACTGCCTTTTCATAGCAAGCGCAAAACGCTCTATCGTCTCTTTTGACAACCCATTTACGTTCTTATTTTTTCCTTTTACCATCCGCAATACAAACCGATCTAGCAAAGTTAGCTTCTCTTCATAGATCTCATCTCCAAAAACTTCTTTCGTCACCGATTGGTTATATAACACTTCTGGAAATGCAGATTTCAATTCTTGTGAGGCCTCCTCACCTTTTGCTCCTGCACAAATAAACAATCCTACTCGTTTTTTCCCTAGTTCATGTTGATATTTTGCTGTAAAATCAGTCATTTGTTTTTGGATTTTCCCATAATAAATAGAACCTCCCAAGATGACCGTATCATATCGTTCCAGTGTCGGCTCTTTAGCATGCATCAAATTAACTACTTCGGTTTCTTCGCCCAGTTGAGATTTTAATAAATAAGCCGCTTTCTCCGCACACCCATATTTCGAGGTAAACATAATTATTGTCTTCATTCTAATCGCTCCCTTCCACTCGCTGGTCACTTATTATCTTAAGGGTTCACGTACATGCTTTAACAAAATAACCATACAAGCAGCAATAGCTAAAGCCATCGTCGGAAAAATTACACACTCGGCTATAGACACAACCACACCGCTATAGATCATTGCCGCCAGCATTGCCGTAATTGCTAGCAGTAAGGTAACTCCTTTGAAAACAACGACAGTTGCCAGTAGGTACCCAAAAGGTTGTCTACGAATGACCATAATCCCCGTTACAATTGCTAATGGGACCAAGATCGCAAGATCCAAAACTTGAATTACCAACGTACTATAGTGCTCTAGCCCTTGTGGCGGTATTCCCCCCAGTAGTGAATTCAGTATTTTCCCTAGCCAGAGAAATAAAATCATAAAAGCAATAACCATTAGTGAAAAGCCGATTCCTTTAGAAGGTAAACTGTTTTTAAAGTAAGTATGTATGGATTCTTTATCGAAAGAAAATAAGGCTAGGATGAATGCGAAAAAACTTAAAGAAAACAACAGCACATAAACTAAAAACAATGAATTGTACATCGTCAGAAAGCTGTAGGATGCGTAAGTATATAAAAAGTACCCCAGAGTGCCCGTAAGGAGCATCCTCCCCTTTATCGAGCCTTTAATTGTCATGATGAGCGAACTGAGCAGTAAAGGTATGGCAAGAAATAATGTAACTCCATCCTGTGCTTTAGCTTGTGCCGCCGCAGAGACAGAATCATGGCTGTACACTCCTGACCCCTGAAGCTTTACATCCTCGCCCCATATTGACGTAAAAGTATATTTTGTTCCATCACTTATCCCATCTGAAAACAACCCAACCGCTGTTGCAAACACTGCAATAACCGAAATCAACACCGACAGCACTACGACTTTCCTTATATGTTTTATAACAACCTCCCCCTCCCTTCATGAAAATATTTAGATTTTACCTGGAGGCAATAGCAACCATTGAATCCAAATGACATGAAATCAGAGCTTCGACCTGATCATCAGGCAGATCTTTTTCGACAAGCAAACGCATAATTAAACCGAACGCTGCACTCCATATCACCTGAGCAGTGAGTTCTACGAAAGCTTCCTCACGGTTTTTCTGTGCTTCAAATCTGAACAGGCCCTGGCAGAGCATCCCAATCGCTTTACGCTCCTGTGCTGCTCCTCTAAATAGAACAGCTGTGTAACTAAGAACAGCCGGCGTATCGTTTAGCATGACATTCCGGTATTCTACACCCGTGGAAAGAGACATCCTGATGAACTTCTCCAATGATCGTTTTAAAAGTGTATCTGGAGGTAATTCCTGCTGTACCTCTTGTTGCACAGACTGAAGCTCAGTAAGCATATCCGTATATTTTTGTTGCAAATAGTTCTCGATAATCTCTTCTTTGCCTTTAAAATAATGATAAATAATTCCCGGTGAATATTCGATTTTCTCAGCGATTTTTCGGATAGAGAGCTTCTCTATTCCCTCTTCAGCAATCAATAAAGCTGCATTTTGCAGGATTAGATTCCTCATTTCTTCACGCTCACGTACTTTTCGTTGTTCTTTAGTCATAAATTTGTCTCCTCATGTGTTGAACACTGTTTAATCTTTGAACACTGTTTAATATATGTTTTGGATTAGTATTATGTCAATATCCTTAGTCACATGTATTCCCCTCCTCCAATGTACATATCTGGACATAAAAAATCCGCCAGTCATTTAGACTGACGGAACCTTTAATTTGTGAAGTTAAAGGATTACAGACAGAGGGTTTTAGTAATGATAACCAACAGGATAAACAGAACCAGAATAGCTCCTGTGGAAGTGAAACCACCGTATCCTCCTGCAAATTCGCCCATTGTTGACTCCTCCTTTGTAATTGAGTACATCATAAGATATGCAATATTGCCCTCACTGACTGGGTATTTTGAACACAAAAAATAAACCAACGACCCTTTTTATGGTGAATGGTTTTAATTGGTTTACATAAATAATGTTATGTTAACTAAAGTAGAGAGCATTAGATGCTCATTACTTTACAATTCGTATATATTCTTAATAGCTAGCCAGTTATATAAAAAAATACAGTTTCCTAGCCGTCCTTCTTGACGCTCTCTTGGTCATCCTCCACTGTCTAGCTCTCACTCGCTTAGCACCACTTTTCCATTCCATTTGCTGTTAATGGTAAACTCCTTCTTTAAGAAAAACCCGAAAACACACGGATTTTCATTTCTTAATTCGATTAATAGTTAATGTGTTGAAGTATTGGCTGGGATTGCCTTGTTGTGGATTAAAGCGCTCTTGAAACTCTCCATGGGTATAGTCCCCGATCACTTTATGCCAGAAATCACGAGCGGGCGTATTCGCACGGACTTGTGAAACCTTCCATTCACCAGGGTACATATCAAAAAGCTTATGCGCAGCCCATGTACCTACACCACTTCGGCGGTATTTTTGCATCACAAAAAACTCAGTCATATAAAACTGGCCTTCAGGATTACGCAATAACCTGTCCACCAAAGCAAAACCAGCAATATGCCCGTCCACCTTAAACAAATACGCTGATTTATTATTTCCGCTACTCCAATAAGCTTCTAGACCCGGATAGGCTGGAAATACCCCGTCTTGATTGACATCAAATTCTAAATAACGGGTGAAATCATATAGGTAGAACTGCATTAATCTGCTTATAGTATGCTTACGTTCTTTGGGAACCAGCTCAATTTCAAGTTTCATTATGTGCACCTCTGACATTTATGTTTACTTCACATCATAAAGCTTAGCGGCATCAGGAGCAAGGCTCGGCCCTAGTTTTCCCTTCATTCGAAGTCCAATCTGGGACAAAACATGTTAAGATAGAAGGAAGAGATTTTATGCAATCTATGGAAAAAGGTGAATCACATGAGCGTTCAAAAGAACGATGACCGTAAAAAACTTGATCAAAAGCTACCCCTCATGCCCTGGTTCGTTCAGCAGTTTATTGACTATAAACGACCTGATCTCTCCCCCTCCACACTGCTGGAGTATATCCGGGATTATGAATCTTTTTTCGGCTGGTTGCGGGCAGAGGGCTTATCCCAAGCCGGCTCAAATACCGAGATCACGCTTCTAGAATTGGAAACCCTACATATGGACAGTATTGTCGGATATCGGTTGCATCTAACTACCCGAGCCGAAGGTACGAACACTCGTGTTACTGTATCCCGTAAACTATCTGCATTACGCTCCTTATTTCATTATTTAAGTCAAATCGCTGAGGACGAGAACTTTTATCCATTGCTTAAGCGAAACATTATGGCTAAGGTTGAGGTCAAACGAACACATAAGCCAAAAGACACTGCCGCTAAATTAAAGGGTAAGATTTTGGAAGATGAGGAATTACTGGAGTTTGTGGGGTACATTTATGAAGGGTATGGACGGGATGTGGAAGGCAACAAACAGGCTTATTATTCGTTTCAATTGAATCACGAGCGTGATGCCTGTATTGCCAGCTTGATTCTGAACTCTGGCCTGCGTGTATCTGAGGTAGTCAATCTAAACGTAGACGATTTGGATATTAACAACAAGCTGCTCTATGTCACCCGCAAAGGGAATAATGACGAAACGTTTAAGACACCCGTCTATTTTAGAGAGCAAGCTAAAGATGATCTAGCTCTTTATCTTAGTCTGCGCCAATCTCGCTACAAAACACCCAAGAGAGAAAAGGCCTTATTTATCTCTCTCCCTAACGGGCGTCAAGAAGGCAAACGTATGACCAAACGTGCGATTCAAGAAATGATTATTAAGTACGCTAAACGCTTTGGTAAACCGTATCTTACGGTTCATAAGCTACGTCATTCTTTTGCAACAGATTATTATCTGCAAAATGATATTTATAAAACGAAGGAACAGCTCGGGCACGCATCCACCGAGACAACTGAGATCTACGCTCATCTAACGGATAAAACGATGTCTGAGGCGATCGAGCGGCGTGTCGATAATTAATCATCACAAAGGGAGCTCATACTTCGGATGAGTAGCCGCTCTTCGCTATTGCAGAGTTGTTATCGGACTTAGCTGACCTTAAACGCAAGATTATCTCATATTTGGGTGGCTAACGGACCTCAAGGTCGCTATTGGCCTGAAATACGCAAATATGAGCTCCATTCTATGAAATAGCGACGCTGAGGTCCGAAACCCCGCTTAAAAGGTGATAAATATGCAAATAAGATCATCTGGGTCCGTAAGCATCAGCGGGGGATTAATCTCGGCAGTGGCGCAGCCAATAACTCAAAACAATAGAGCAGTAACTCTTCCGATAGGAGATTTACTGCGATTTGTGTCGCCTACCCGGAAACTTTACTTTCGCTTTTCTTCAAATTTGAATTACAACCGGCGGGCACCCCTAACCCGATTATTGTTGCACTAAAAACCCACTTACGGTACGCAAGTGGGTTTTCTTATTCTAATTTCTGGGGTAACCCTCCCTTTAAAACCGGTTGTTAGCGACTATTGGGTTAGCAGGAACGCTGTTTTTTTGCTTATCTATTGTGAATTTTTCATATGTTGAAATGTTGGAAATAATACCGTTGACCTAGCAATTCTATGACGATTTCTGTGCGTGCGTGGATATCAAATACCTTTAATTACTCCAATATCTGCGGTGAAATTTTGTTCATCATCGATGGGCAGAGTACCATCCACATCTAGCCCCGAATCTCTCCTGGCAGCTTGATCACCGTTACCTTATCTCCGGCAGATAGCCCCTTTTCTTCTGGGGGTACAACTATCAAACAGTCGCTATCCTTGATCGTGACCGTTACGGAAGATTCATCAATGAGTGCCGGATAAGCAAACAAGCTGCCGTCTTTTATTTCTAAGCGAGCTCGCACAAATCTAGTAAAATTATTCACTCTTTTATAATCTGTACCGAGTGTAACGTTCCATTCCGGTAAAAAAGGCTGAGAAGCACTTTGCATCAGTGAAATCACAGGCCGTGCAAACAGTTGAAACCCAACGAAACAAGCCCCCGGATTCCCGGATAAAGCTAACAGCAGCTTACCCCCTCTAACCGCAGCAGTAGTTACGCTTCCTGGACGCATCGTCACTTTGTTGAACAACATATTACCACTTTGTTCACGAACCAAGTCGCCCATGATATCATAATCCCCCACAGAAACGCCACCCGTTGTGATCACAAAATCATAAGTTTCCAGCGCCATCTGTACTTTACTTCTAGCCAGCTCCAGATCATCCACAATAGCGCCTAACATTACTGGAACACCCCCTGTCTCTTTGACTAGAGCTTCGAGCATAGGGGAGTTACTATTGCGGATTTTGCCAGGCTCCAGCGGCTCATGCACTTCCAGCAGTTCTGTTCCTGTGGCAAAGATGGCTACCTTGGGACGACGATAGACTTTCACGGTATGTAATCCAAACGCTGCAAGAACAGCTATATCCCCCGCAGAGATTAACCTTCCTGTTGGCAATACAAGATCACCTTGGCTTAATTCGAAACCTTGAGGTGTGATATTGCTGTTTGCTTCTAGTTTTTTTCGAATACCAACGTAAGTCTTTCCTTCCTCTTCACGTCTCTCCGTGACCTCCAGCATCACCACAGCATCAGCCCCAACCGGTACTTGTGCACCAGTCATAATTCTTGCGGCTGTTCCCGGAGTTATATCTACCGCAGGCACTGCGCCACACGGAATATTATCCACAATTTCTAACCATACAACTTGTCCATTAACACAGTTACGGGTATCCCCCGCGATAATCGCATATCCATCCATACTAGATCGATTAAACGCAGGAAATGGGTGTGGAGCAATCACTTTTTCAGCCAAATAACGTCCACAACACTCATCCAGTGGTACGTCTTCTGATTCTAGCAGATTGGCATATTTGATTATTTTGGCCTGAGCTTCTTTTACTTTCAGTGCTTCACGCTGAAATTTATTATCCTTCATAAAGACCTCCGCTCTGAAACGTCGATGTTTGCAGTAATAGGTATTATTTTAACATGAGACCTCTTGAAGTAAAATTATAAACACAAAAGGCCACCATCCATGTTTATGGGCAGCAGCCTTTTCTACAAAAATGTTTTCCCGGTATAGTGATCCATTACTTCTCTACTAGGCTAGGATGCTCTAATTACCTTTACATCCCCAGGGATTATTTTCTCCCCTTCATAAAGCATAAACCGTCCATGTTGCCACTCTACGCGCAGTAGACGTGAATCATCTGATTGATATTGCCACACATGCTGCTCTCCACCATTCATAAATGGCGTCTGACCTGCAACAGCGACAAAACCTTCATATTCTTCCTCCAGGAAAAATGTATAGCCATCGAGCTCAAGAGTTGCTGGAACCTCAGCAGGATTATCTAACCGCCCATCGATAGGTCTGTACAATCCATATTGCAGCTGTTCCCGCTCTTCTATATGAAGATAAGATATCTGGCTTCCATCTCTAAGGGTCAGAACTACAGCATTACGGCCCCGATTATGTGTCCGGCCAGTGACTTCATAGGTGACAAGCGATACTTCACAAATGTCTCCGGGAGACAAATTAAGCATACTTTTTTGAACTTCCTGAGGCGCTGGCTTAGAGAAAAGGTTACCTATACGTTTCCACATACTCAACTTGATCGTTCCTCCTACATAAAGGCAGTAATAATTAAAGCACCCGTAATTTGCAGTGAACCTGATAGCAGGCCATATCCGATTTTACCAAGCTGTGTACCATGATCCAGATCCAGCTTCCCCCAATTTGCTAGTAGAAGCCGAACCGTTCTTTCTAGAATTAACAAAAGTAAAAATGATACTAACGAAATCAGCAACGCATCTAGCAAACTATTGGAAGCCGCTATCGATGAAGATAAAATGAAGGCCTGAGCTAGAAGCTTCATTACAAACCGTGTAGTCACCGCCATATTTCCAGCCTTTAACTCTTCTATATCGTTATAACGAGTAAAAAGTGAATCTATATACATCAGTACAAACAGCAACACAGCGCCGCTCACCGTCCACACGACCATGGACACCAGAATATGGAGATCCATTCTATAGCCCCCGCTTAATCATTTTGCATGCCTTTCATAAGCATAGATAAAGCGAAGAAGAAACGAATTTCTGTCTCCCCTTCGCCTGTGAACACCAGCCGTGAACCGGCTAAAGATCAAATGTTATTGCTTCTCGTATTGTTTCATCAGAGCCGCCAGTTCATCTTCAACCGCTTGATCTTTGTTCAGCTTCTCGAATTCGTCATCCAGAGATTTATTGCCTGAACTCATCTCATTGCTGGCTTCAGCCTGAGCTTCTGCTTGCAGCATTTTATCTTCCATACGTTTGAGACCTGCAGACGCTGAATCGGAGCTAAATCCGCTCATTGCTTTGTTGATCTCGGTTTGAGCTTTGGCAGCGTTATAACGTGCAACCAATGTCTCACGTTTGTTCTTCATTTGGGTAAGCTGTTTGCGCATCTCTTCAAGCTTGCCACGAAGGTTATCCGCAGAGGCTTTGTTCTGATCAAAGCTGGCTTTGTATTCTACCAGTTTAGCTTCAGCAGCATTTTTCTCTTCCAGAGCGCGGCGAGCAAGGTCAACATTACCCGCTTGAGCTGCTGCATGAGCCTGTTGGGTACGTTTGTTAACAAGCGCTTCTTGTTCTTCATACAGCTGTTTGAATTTCTTCTCAATGGCGATTTGCGCCGCTACAGCTTTTTCTGCATCTTCTAAATCTTCGGTCATATCACGAATGTATTGATCTGTCATTTTAATCGGGTCTTCTGCTTTGTCAATAATCGCGTTCACATTAGACATGGTTAAATCGCGCAATCTTTTAAATATAGACATGGTTTCATTCCTCCAAAAGATAATTTAATTCCTCACATGCTATCTTTTACGTAGAATTGCCACTACCGTTTCATATTTGTTGCGCTAAATATTGATTTACTTTTAAATTCACAATTTCCACGACTTCCATAATACCTTCTTTCGTGAGATTGTCGTAATGAATCCCCATCACTACTGTGACCGTCTTGTTCAGCGCTTCAGCTACTCTGATCGCAATGGGCTCGCTTATCGTATGCTCTTTATGATGAGGAACCGCTGAAGTCAGTACTTTAACCTGCTCCCCCTCCAGATAAGCAGTACTCATCGCACCAATATGCCGAACACCTCCACTAATTAAGAGCAAGAGATCACGTCCGACAGCCGTCGCCTTCAGCTCAATATCCTCAGGATCAATCTGGTTAGTAGTCAATAGTATTCCCCTCACTGCTTCACTTTATATAATGCCCCGTATTTCCTCTAGTGATTGAATATTTTCTTCAACCATAAATTGCTCAAGCTCTGCAACTAGCTGACTACCTGCACGCAAATTCATGAAATTATAAGTTCCCACTTGGATAACTGCAGCACCTGCCATAATAAACTCGATGATATCCGTCGCTGAAGTGATGCCACCCATTCCGATCACGGGAATCGTTACGTTTTGTGCAACTTGATGCACCATACGCAGAGCGACAGGCTTAATCGCAGGTCCAGACAATCCAGCATATAAGTTATTAAATACACTGCTTCTGCGGCGGACATCAATCTTCATTCCTGAGATCGTGTTGATGAGCGAGACAGCGTCTGCCCCCTCTTCCTGACACATTTGTGCCATTTCAACGATATTTTCGGCTCCCGGCGACAGCTTTACAGCGAGGGGCAGTTTAGTTGCGCGTCTAACAGCCTGTACTACTTTTTGAGCTTCTGAAGTTTGGATCCCAAACGCAATGCCGCCCTCTTTAACATTTGGACAAGAAATATTCAATTCAATCATGTCCACTGCTGTCTTACCTGCACTCGCACGAGCATCTGCATCCCGCTGAATCATCTCAGCACCAAGAACATAATCTTCAAGTGTGCCTCCACCCAGGTTGACCAAACGAGCAGTATCGAGTGTTTCCCAATAAGGGCATTCTTTATCTATAAATGCAGCTACACCCGGATTCTCGAGTCCCACACTATTCAGCATACCAGAAGCTGTCTCATATACACGAGTGCCGGGATTCCCCGCTTTCGGATTGAGGGTTAACCCCTTGCCAGAGATTCCACCCAGCAGAGACACATCATACAGCTTGCCATATTCACGGCCAAAACCAAACGTTCCAGAGGCCATTATAATTGGATTTTTAAAATGAACGCCAGCAATTGTTGTGTTCAACTTAGTCATGGAAAATCACCTCCTCAGAAAGAAACACAGGTCCGTCTGCACAGGCCTTCTTTTGACCATCACGGCAGGATACACTGCAGACCAGACAGGCTCCAATCCCACAAGCCATTCGGTTCTCTAGAGAAAGGTATACTTTCGTTCTACTGCCTGCTTCTTCAGCAGCAATGCCTTTACGTTGAGCAGCTTTAAGCATAGGGTGTGGGCCGCAGACAAAGACATGATCATATTGGCTGAAATCCACACTATCCAAAATTAAACCGCCAACATCGACTACAAGTTCACTTGCAAGTGGGCGAAACGCTTCTGTCCGGTAAGCTTCACGGCTAAAGCCCAAAAAGATATCACTCCCCGGAAGCTGCTTCGCACAATAATATAGCGGTGCAATTCCGATCCCACCGCCGATGAGCGCAACCTTCCCTTCAACCTGTGGAAATCCATTTCCAAAAGGGCCCTCAAGCTCTACCGAATCACCTGAACCCAGTCGTGAGAATATCTCCGTACCTTCCCCAACTACGTGATACAGAAATTCAACACTATCCTCGTGTACTTCATGTATACTTAAGGGTCTGGATAGGATGGGGTAAGCTCCCCATGCCCGTAACATGTAGAATTGACCCATTGCTCCGCCACTATTCGTCTCTACCTTAAGGTGATACACACCATCTGTCAGCCGTTCGTTACTTAGAACCGTCCCCACGTTATCAAGCTCCTTCAAATTTTATCTTTATTAAGATTGCCTTAGAAGGAGCATAAAATCTGTGACAAACTTCACATCGAAAACGGTCTAGCCTCTTTTCCAAATCCCACGTTCATAAGGTTTAGGTACATCATGTACGCCACCAAGCGCTTCTTCAGCATGTAAAGCCCAATAAGGATCACTTAACATCCCACGGCCAATAGCTACAAGCTCCGCCCTTTTTTCTGCAATGATGGACTGTGCCTCAGAATAGGCTTCAAGCCGTCCTACCGCAATTACTGGCACTTGTAATCCACTGCGAATATATTCTGCCAGATCTGCTTGGTAGGCTGGGCCCGCATTAGGTCCACCATTAGAGCCAATGGGCCCTTCACCACCTGAAGACACATGGAACATATCCACTCCAGCATCCTTATATCGGCGGCAAAACTCCAGGGCATAGGCAGCATCATATCCACCATCAACATATTCTTTCGCGGATACCCTCATGATCAAGGGCATATCTACTGGCACTACTTCTCGGATTGCTGCAACTACTTGTTCTCCAAAAAGTGCAGGATCTTGTCCATATTCATCCTCTCTGAGGTTGGACAGAGGTGAATGAAACTGGTGAATTAAGTAACCATGCGCACCATGAATCTCCACAGTATCAAATCCTGCCTCCACAGCTCTACGAGCGGCATCACGAAAGGCTTCTATCATCTCAAGGATGCCTTCCTTAGAAAGCGCCTGTGGCTACTTAGAACGAGCATCAAAAGGAATTGCAGAAGGTGCAACCGGCGGCTCAGCATCGA
It contains:
- a CDS encoding PspA/IM30 family protein, producing the protein MSIFKRLRDLTMSNVNAIIDKAEDPIKMTDQYIRDMTEDLEDAEKAVAAQIAIEKKFKQLYEEQEALVNKRTQQAHAAAQAGNVDLARRALEEKNAAEAKLVEYKASFDQNKASADNLRGKLEEMRKQLTQMKNKRETLVARYNAAKAQTEINKAMSGFSSDSASAGLKRMEDKMLQAEAQAEASNEMSSGNKSLDDEFEKLNKDQAVEDELAALMKQYEKQ
- the glp gene encoding gephyrin-like molybdotransferase Glp, translating into MKDNKFQREALKVKEAQAKIIKYANLLESEDVPLDECCGRYLAEKVIAPHPFPAFNRSSMDGYAIIAGDTRNCVNGQVVWLEIVDNIPCGAVPAVDITPGTAARIMTGAQVPVGADAVVMLEVTERREEEGKTYVGIRKKLEANSNITPQGFELSQGDLVLPTGRLISAGDIAVLAAFGLHTVKVYRRPKVAIFATGTELLEVHEPLEPGKIRNSNSPMLEALVKETGGVPVMLGAIVDDLELARSKVQMALETYDFVITTGGVSVGDYDIMGDLVREQSGNMLFNKVTMRPGSVTTAAVRGGKLLLALSGNPGACFVGFQLFARPVISLMQSASQPFLPEWNVTLGTDYKRVNNFTRFVRARLEIKDGSLFAYPALIDESSVTVTIKDSDCLIVVPPEEKGLSAGDKVTVIKLPGEIRG
- a CDS encoding DUF4178 domain-containing protein — its product is MSMWKRIGNLFSKPAPQEVQKSMLNLSPGDICEVSLVTYEVTGRTHNRGRNAVVLTLRDGSQISYLHIEEREQLQYGLYRPIDGRLDNPAEVPATLELDGYTFFLEEEYEGFVAVAGQTPFMNGGEQHVWQYQSDDSRLLRVEWQHGRFMLYEGEKIIPGDVKVIRAS
- a CDS encoding DUF350 domain-containing protein, whose protein sequence is MDLHILVSMVVWTVSGAVLLFVLMYIDSLFTRYNDIEELKAGNMAVTTRFVMKLLAQAFILSSSIAASNSLLDALLISLVSFLLLLILERTVRLLLANWGKLDLDHGTQLGKIGYGLLSGSLQITGALIITAFM
- a CDS encoding dihydroorotate dehydrogenase, with product MTKLNTTIAGVHFKNPIIMASGTFGFGREYGKLYDVSLLGGISGKGLTLNPKAGNPGTRVYETASGMLNSVGLENPGVAAFIDKECPYWETLDTARLVNLGGGTLEDYVLGAEMIQRDADARASAGKTAVDMIELNISCPNVKEGGIAFGIQTSEAQKVVQAVRRATKLPLAVKLSPGAENIVEMAQMCQEEGADAVSLINTISGMKIDVRRRSSVFNNLYAGLSGPAIKPVALRMVHQVAQNVTIPVIGMGGITSATDIIEFIMAGAAVIQVGTYNFMNLRAGSQLVAELEQFMVEENIQSLEEIRGII
- a CDS encoding dihydroorotate dehydrogenase electron transfer subunit, yielding MGTVLSNERLTDGVYHLKVETNSGGAMGQFYMLRAWGAYPILSRPLSIHEVHEDSVEFLYHVVGEGTEIFSRLGSGDSVELEGPFGNGFPQVEGKVALIGGGIGIAPLYYCAKQLPGSDIFLGFSREAYRTEAFRPLASELVVDVGGLILDSVDFSQYDHVFVCGPHPMLKAAQRKGIAAEEAGSRTKVYLSLENRMACGIGACLVCSVSCRDGQKKACADGPVFLSEEVIFHD